A part of Nocardioides sp. WS12 genomic DNA contains:
- a CDS encoding PH domain-containing protein, whose product MAISKKLLNPGERLIISTRQHPKALFVPILLLVLFLAIAVVAQVKLENDGFQQTLTYIVWVLALLGILWFTVRPFFVWLTTVHAFTDRRLITRNGILTRRGHDIPLARVSDISIEINLIDRPFGCGSLLIADASTNGLVRLNDIPHVEAAQRQLNELLHGLHRGPEVRRDEGV is encoded by the coding sequence GTGGCCATCTCGAAGAAGCTGCTGAACCCCGGCGAGCGACTCATCATCAGCACCCGTCAGCACCCCAAGGCGCTGTTCGTGCCGATCCTGCTGCTGGTGCTGTTCCTGGCGATCGCCGTCGTCGCGCAGGTGAAACTCGAGAACGACGGCTTCCAGCAGACGCTCACCTACATCGTGTGGGTGCTGGCGCTGCTCGGCATCCTGTGGTTCACGGTCCGGCCCTTCTTCGTCTGGCTGACCACCGTCCACGCGTTCACCGACCGGCGACTGATCACGCGCAACGGCATCCTGACCCGCCGCGGCCACGACATCCCGCTGGCCCGGGTCAGCGACATCTCGATCGAGATCAACCTGATCGACCGCCCGTTCGGCTGCGGCAGCCTGCTGATTGCGGATGCCTCGACCAACGGTCTGGTCCGGCTCAACGACATCCCGCACGTCGAGGCCGCGCAGCGCCAGCTCAACGAACTCCTCCACGGCCTGCACCGCGGACCGGAGGTCCGCCGGGACGAAGGTGTCTGA
- a CDS encoding SDR family NAD(P)-dependent oxidoreductase — MLDLLRRHIARSGLDPFPAPARLLAGWTGRVHPVAGKRVLITGASSGVGRSTATLLASEGATVLAVARRADELDELADEIAREGGSAYALPCDLTDNDAIDALTADVLSRFGGVDVLVNNAGHSIRRSAADTAERPADHDRLMRLNYHAPVRLTLNLLEALRESRGQVVNSSTWGVPGGLMPNFTAYHASKAALSAFSRSLQAEEREHGVVVTSLHFPLMRTPMIAPTADYDARAALEPADAARWVLTAVRHRPVEVMPAYASLLEAMGFVSPRLAERMVSSARM; from the coding sequence GTGCTCGACTTGCTGCGCCGCCACATCGCCCGCTCTGGACTCGACCCGTTCCCTGCCCCCGCCCGGTTGCTCGCCGGATGGACCGGCCGGGTGCACCCGGTGGCCGGCAAGCGGGTCCTGATCACCGGTGCGTCCTCCGGTGTCGGACGCAGTACGGCGACGCTGCTGGCCAGCGAGGGCGCGACCGTCCTGGCGGTGGCTCGCCGAGCCGACGAGCTCGACGAACTCGCTGACGAGATCGCCCGTGAGGGTGGGTCGGCGTACGCGCTGCCGTGCGACCTGACCGACAACGACGCCATCGATGCGCTGACCGCGGACGTGCTGTCCCGTTTCGGCGGAGTCGACGTACTGGTCAACAACGCCGGCCATTCGATCCGTCGTTCGGCGGCGGACACGGCGGAGCGTCCCGCAGACCACGACCGGCTGATGCGGCTGAACTATCACGCGCCCGTGCGGTTGACGCTCAACCTGCTCGAGGCGCTGCGTGAGAGCCGCGGCCAGGTTGTGAACTCCTCGACGTGGGGTGTGCCGGGCGGTCTGATGCCGAACTTCACGGCGTACCACGCCTCGAAGGCGGCCCTCTCGGCGTTCTCCCGCAGCCTCCAGGCCGAGGAACGCGAGCACGGCGTCGTGGTCACTTCGCTGCACTTCCCACTGATGCGGACGCCGATGATCGCCCCCACGGCGGACTACGACGCCCGGGCAGCGCTCGAACCCGCCGACGCAGCCCGCTGGGTGCTCACTGCGGTTCGGCATCGTCCGGTCGAAGTGATGCCGGCGTACGCGAGTTTGCTGGAGGCCATGGGCTTCGTGTCGCCACGCCTGGCCGAGCGGATGGTGTCGTCCGCTCGCATGTGA
- the purE gene encoding 5-(carboxyamino)imidazole ribonucleotide mutase: MSARVGIVMGSDSDWPVMQAAAEALAEFGIPFEADVVSAHRMPEEMLQYGKDAAGRGLSVIIAGAGGAAHLPGMLASVTPLPVIGVPVPLKYLDGMDSLLSIVQMPAGVPVATVAVGGARNAGLLAVRILAASDAALQQKMTEFQAELKAAAQAKGAVVRRQG; the protein is encoded by the coding sequence ATGAGTGCGCGTGTAGGCATCGTGATGGGCTCCGACTCCGACTGGCCGGTGATGCAGGCTGCGGCCGAGGCGCTGGCCGAGTTCGGCATCCCCTTCGAGGCGGACGTCGTCTCCGCGCACCGGATGCCGGAGGAGATGCTGCAGTACGGCAAGGACGCCGCAGGTCGCGGCCTGTCGGTGATCATCGCCGGCGCCGGCGGTGCAGCCCACCTGCCCGGCATGCTCGCTTCGGTCACGCCGCTCCCGGTCATCGGTGTCCCGGTGCCGTTGAAGTATCTCGACGGCATGGACTCGCTGCTCTCCATCGTGCAGATGCCCGCCGGTGTCCCGGTCGCGACCGTCGCCGTCGGCGGCGCACGCAACGCCGGCCTGCTCGCCGTACGCATCCTCGCGGCGAGCGACGCCGCCCTCCAGCAGAAGATGACCGAGTTCCAGGCCGAACTCAAGGCCGCTGCCCAGGCCAAGGGTGCGGTGGTACGGCGCCAGGGGTGA
- a CDS encoding acyl-CoA dehydrogenase family protein: protein MTNADFTTYALTEEHQAIREAVRAICDAKVAPFAAIVDEEARYPQEAHDALVASDFHAPHVPEEYGGAGADALATVIVIEEVARACVSSSLIPAVNKLGSLPVQIGGGEEIKKKYLSKLAAGEGGFSYCLSEPDAGSDAANQKTTAVRDGDFWVLNGVKRWITNAGVSEYYTVLAMTDASKRTRGITAFVVEKSDEGVSFGAPEKKLGIKGSPTREVYFDNVRIPADRIIGEEGEGFDIAMRTLDHTRVTIAAQAVGVAQGALDYALDYAKTRIQFGKPIAEQQGLQFLLADMGMKVEAARQMTYAAAGRSERGDKDLTFFGAAAKCFASDVAMEVTTNAVQVLGGYGYTRDYPVERMMRDAKITQIYEGTNQVQRIVMARQLLAGIQSDI, encoded by the coding sequence ATGACCAACGCTGACTTCACGACGTATGCCCTCACTGAGGAGCACCAGGCCATCCGCGAGGCCGTTCGCGCGATCTGCGACGCCAAGGTGGCTCCCTTTGCGGCGATCGTCGACGAGGAGGCGCGCTACCCGCAGGAAGCGCACGACGCCCTGGTGGCCTCGGACTTCCACGCCCCGCACGTTCCCGAGGAGTACGGCGGCGCCGGCGCCGACGCGCTGGCCACCGTCATCGTGATCGAGGAAGTCGCCCGCGCCTGCGTTTCCTCGTCACTGATCCCGGCCGTGAACAAGCTCGGCTCCCTGCCCGTCCAGATCGGTGGCGGCGAGGAGATCAAGAAGAAGTATCTCTCCAAGCTCGCTGCTGGCGAGGGCGGTTTCTCCTACTGCCTGTCCGAGCCCGACGCCGGCTCCGACGCGGCCAACCAGAAGACGACCGCCGTTCGCGACGGTGACTTCTGGGTGCTCAACGGCGTGAAGCGCTGGATCACCAACGCCGGCGTCTCGGAGTACTACACGGTCCTCGCGATGACCGACGCTTCCAAGCGCACCCGCGGCATCACCGCCTTCGTCGTCGAGAAGTCCGACGAGGGCGTCTCCTTCGGTGCGCCGGAGAAGAAGCTCGGCATCAAGGGCTCCCCGACGCGGGAGGTCTACTTCGACAACGTGCGCATCCCGGCCGACCGGATCATCGGCGAGGAGGGCGAGGGCTTCGACATCGCCATGCGCACCCTCGACCACACCCGCGTCACCATCGCCGCCCAGGCCGTCGGTGTCGCGCAGGGCGCGCTCGACTACGCCCTGGACTACGCGAAGACGCGGATCCAGTTCGGCAAGCCGATTGCCGAGCAGCAGGGGCTGCAGTTCCTGCTCGCCGACATGGGCATGAAGGTCGAAGCGGCCCGCCAGATGACGTACGCCGCCGCCGGTCGCTCCGAGCGCGGCGACAAGGACCTCACGTTCTTCGGTGCGGCCGCGAAGTGCTTCGCCTCCGACGTGGCCATGGAGGTCACCACCAACGCCGTCCAGGTGCTCGGTGGCTACGGCTACACCCGCGACTACCCGGTCGAGCGGATGATGCGCGACGCCAAGATCACCCAGATCTACGAAGGCACCAACCAGGTGCAGCGGATCGTCATGGCGCGCCAGTTGCTCGCCGGCATCCAGAGCGACATCTGA
- a CDS encoding 5-(carboxyamino)imidazole ribonucleotide synthase, with the protein MSTTESAAPRIAVIGGGQLARMMAQPAIALGVPLRLLAEAEGVSAAQVIPDHRVGDYRDLDDLRAVTEGCSVVTFDHEHVPTEHLRALAADGVIAHPGPEALVHAQDKIVMREAMARLGAPQPRWAVVASAADVEAFGLPCVLKVSRGGYDGKGVWVVRTPDDATEALAVAAEAGVRVLAEEFVDFRRELSALVARAPSGQAAAYPVVATLQVDGVCREVIAPAPDLEPALATAAQQLALRIAGELGVTGILAVELFEAVDAEGRVHVLVNELAMRPHNTGHWTQDGAVTSQFENHLRAALDLPLGSPEPRARWTVMVNILGGDNDHVGRLYDGYPHALARDPHLRVHLYGKDLRPGRKVGHVNVYGDDLDDCLERGRHAADWFRGDLGNESE; encoded by the coding sequence GTGTCCACGACCGAATCTGCCGCGCCCCGTATTGCTGTCATCGGTGGCGGACAGCTCGCCCGGATGATGGCCCAGCCGGCCATCGCGCTCGGCGTACCGCTGCGTCTGCTGGCCGAGGCCGAAGGCGTCTCCGCCGCACAGGTGATCCCTGACCACCGGGTGGGGGACTACCGCGACCTCGACGACCTGCGGGCGGTGACCGAGGGCTGCTCGGTCGTCACGTTCGACCACGAGCACGTCCCGACCGAGCACCTGCGGGCGCTGGCGGCCGACGGTGTGATCGCCCACCCGGGCCCCGAGGCGCTGGTGCACGCGCAGGACAAGATCGTGATGCGCGAAGCGATGGCCCGGCTCGGTGCCCCGCAACCGCGCTGGGCCGTGGTGGCCTCCGCTGCTGACGTCGAGGCGTTCGGCCTTCCGTGTGTCCTCAAGGTCAGTCGGGGCGGGTACGACGGCAAGGGAGTCTGGGTCGTCCGTACGCCCGACGACGCGACCGAGGCGCTCGCCGTCGCCGCAGAGGCCGGTGTGCGCGTGCTGGCCGAGGAGTTCGTCGACTTCCGTCGTGAGCTGTCGGCGCTGGTGGCGCGGGCGCCCAGCGGCCAGGCCGCCGCGTACCCGGTCGTGGCGACCCTGCAGGTCGATGGTGTCTGCCGCGAAGTCATCGCGCCGGCGCCGGACCTCGAACCGGCCCTCGCCACCGCTGCCCAGCAGCTGGCCCTGCGGATCGCCGGCGAACTCGGCGTCACCGGCATCCTCGCGGTCGAACTGTTCGAGGCGGTCGATGCGGAGGGTCGTGTGCACGTCCTCGTCAACGAGCTCGCGATGCGCCCGCACAACACCGGCCACTGGACCCAGGACGGCGCGGTCACCAGCCAGTTCGAGAACCACCTGCGCGCCGCGCTCGACCTGCCCCTCGGCTCGCCGGAGCCCCGCGCCCGGTGGACCGTGATGGTCAACATCCTCGGCGGCGACAACGATCACGTCGGACGCCTCTACGACGGCTACCCCCACGCTCTCGCCCGTGACCCGCACCTGCGCGTGCACCTCTATGGCAAGGACCTGCGGCCGGGTCGCAAGGTCGGGCACGTCAATGTCTATGGCGACGACCTCGACGACTGCCTCGAGCGCGGTCGGCACGCCGCCGACTGGTTCCGCGGGGACCTCGGCAACGAGAGCGAGTGA
- a CDS encoding heparan-alpha-glucosaminide N-acetyltransferase domain-containing protein codes for MILRPGRLVGVDLARMVALLGMMATHVLEGHTATGGLTTVQWLAGGRASALFAVLAGVSLALITGGTTPQAGRDLGRSAAGIAVRAILIALIGLALGGLETGLAIILTYYGVLFLLGLPFLRLRALPLAALAAGWVLIAPVVSHLVRPELPDRLGGSPDFASLAEPGQLLAHLLFTGTYPAVPWLAYLLAGMALGRTDLRGWRKPLRLVGWGAVLAVMATAVSRLCTADPGIRGALFPFRTVTHEQALRVLQDSLHGSPPTGAAWQWLLVVSPHSATPFDLAQTIGSALVVLGLSLILVDVVPRQGKVALAVVAGAGAIPLTAYTVHVITKTEQVWPSESPDNFGWYVAIVLGLGAVFALAGRRGPLEAIVGWPGRWFRHSD; via the coding sequence GTGATCCTCCGACCCGGGCGCCTGGTCGGCGTCGACCTGGCGCGCATGGTCGCGCTGCTCGGGATGATGGCGACCCATGTGCTCGAGGGCCATACGGCGACCGGTGGCCTCACCACGGTCCAGTGGCTGGCGGGTGGGCGGGCCTCGGCACTCTTCGCCGTCCTGGCGGGCGTCAGTCTGGCTCTGATCACCGGCGGAACCACGCCGCAGGCGGGACGGGACCTCGGTCGGTCTGCGGCCGGGATCGCGGTCCGTGCGATCCTGATCGCGCTGATCGGACTCGCCCTCGGCGGGCTCGAAACCGGTCTGGCGATCATCCTCACGTACTACGGCGTGCTGTTCCTGCTCGGCCTGCCGTTCCTCCGGCTCCGCGCGTTGCCGCTCGCAGCGCTGGCCGCTGGGTGGGTGCTGATCGCACCGGTCGTGTCCCATCTGGTGCGGCCCGAACTCCCGGACCGGCTGGGCGGGAGCCCCGACTTCGCGTCGCTCGCCGAACCCGGTCAGTTGCTGGCTCACCTCCTCTTCACCGGCACCTATCCGGCGGTGCCGTGGCTGGCGTACCTCCTGGCCGGCATGGCGCTCGGTCGCACCGACCTGCGCGGGTGGCGGAAACCGCTGCGGCTCGTCGGGTGGGGTGCCGTCCTCGCGGTCATGGCGACCGCCGTCTCACGGCTGTGCACCGCTGATCCCGGGATCCGCGGAGCACTCTTCCCGTTCCGCACCGTCACCCACGAGCAGGCCCTGCGGGTCCTGCAGGACAGCCTCCACGGCTCGCCACCCACGGGGGCCGCGTGGCAGTGGCTGCTGGTGGTCTCACCGCACTCGGCCACGCCGTTCGACCTGGCCCAGACGATCGGCAGCGCCCTCGTCGTCCTGGGTCTGTCGCTCATCCTCGTCGACGTCGTCCCGCGTCAGGGCAAGGTCGCGCTCGCGGTCGTGGCCGGAGCGGGGGCGATCCCGCTCACCGCCTACACCGTGCACGTGATCACGAAGACCGAGCAGGTGTGGCCGTCCGAGAGCCCCGACAACTTCGGCTGGTACGTCGCCATCGTCCTCGGACTCGGCGCCGTGTTCGCGCTGGCCGGACGCCGGGGTCCGCTGGAGGCGATCGTGGGCTGGCCGGGACGCTGGTTCAGGCACTCAGACTGA
- a CDS encoding adenylate/guanylate cyclase domain-containing protein → MSENGPERRLLGEDPKHTAVEAAELAGLPLEKARRLWRTLGFAEQRDERAYTAADVDALGLMVDLLGEGVIDFDGALNVARGVGLTMARLADWEVGELVHNVNEAFVEQATGAGEDPTEWVIDRFGTRFEDLLLYAWRRHLAAAVVRMQSVRAIDSDPHTTDLCVGFADIVGFTALSNEVTRERIGELVDIFEARCGDVINREKGRMIKSMGDAVLFVNDDPMAAFATAEGIINVIGRDPRMPDVRVGLATGGVVLRLGDVFGPPVNLAARLTQVARRNRIIVDQATADLLPADQIEARPLPARPVRGFGVVEPVAVRRA, encoded by the coding sequence GTGTCTGAGAACGGCCCCGAGCGCAGGCTCCTCGGGGAGGACCCGAAACACACTGCTGTCGAGGCGGCCGAACTCGCAGGGTTGCCGCTCGAGAAGGCCCGGAGGCTGTGGCGCACCCTCGGCTTCGCCGAGCAACGCGACGAGCGTGCGTACACGGCTGCCGATGTCGATGCCCTGGGGCTGATGGTCGACCTTCTCGGCGAAGGAGTCATCGACTTCGACGGTGCGCTCAACGTGGCCCGGGGAGTCGGCCTCACCATGGCGCGCCTGGCCGACTGGGAGGTCGGCGAGCTGGTCCACAACGTCAACGAGGCATTCGTGGAGCAGGCGACGGGTGCCGGCGAGGACCCCACGGAGTGGGTGATCGACCGGTTCGGCACCCGCTTCGAGGACCTGCTCCTCTATGCCTGGCGCCGCCATCTGGCCGCTGCCGTGGTCCGCATGCAGTCGGTGCGCGCCATCGACTCGGATCCGCACACCACCGACCTCTGCGTCGGCTTCGCCGACATCGTCGGTTTCACGGCGCTGTCCAACGAGGTGACCCGCGAGCGGATCGGCGAACTGGTCGACATCTTCGAGGCCCGCTGCGGCGACGTCATCAACCGTGAGAAGGGCCGGATGATCAAGAGCATGGGCGACGCCGTGCTCTTCGTGAACGACGATCCGATGGCCGCCTTCGCGACGGCCGAGGGCATCATCAACGTGATCGGCCGCGATCCCCGGATGCCGGACGTGCGCGTCGGCCTCGCCACGGGCGGCGTGGTGCTGCGCCTGGGCGACGTCTTCGGTCCTCCCGTGAACCTCGCTGCTCGGCTCACCCAGGTCGCTCGGCGCAACCGGATCATCGTTGACCAGGCGACGGCCGACCTCCTTCCGGCCGACCAGATCGAGGCCCGGCCGCTGCCCGCGCGACCCGTCCGCGGGTTCGGCGTGGTCGAGCCGGTCGCCGTACGCCGCGCCTGA
- a CDS encoding winged helix-turn-helix domain-containing protein, with protein MRVDPSTRRTWRGDREVLLSRKEFDLVHALIARAGSVVTREELMRDVWGVTFWTSSKTIDVHLGWVRRKLGDDTRQPQLITTIRGQGLRFETAVSADLTGSA; from the coding sequence GTGCGGGTTGATCCGTCAACCCGTAGGACGTGGCGTGGGGACCGCGAGGTACTCCTGTCGCGCAAGGAATTCGATCTCGTGCACGCCCTGATTGCCCGCGCCGGCTCCGTGGTCACCCGCGAGGAACTCATGCGAGACGTGTGGGGAGTCACCTTCTGGACGTCCTCGAAGACCATCGACGTCCACCTCGGCTGGGTACGACGCAAGCTCGGTGACGACACCCGTCAGCCGCAGCTGATCACGACGATCCGCGGCCAGGGCCTGCGCTTCGAGACCGCCGTCAGTGCGGATCTCACCGGTTCTGCCTGA
- a CDS encoding biotin--[acetyl-CoA-carboxylase] ligase: MTASPTQRPARGPLDAQRLSSAFALHPDLSLELLAEAPSTNQVAAERARAGAAEGLVVVADHQVAGRGRLDRTWDTPPGTAVTFSIVLRPTVPPAVWPWLPLLVGHNVAKAITSRGYDARVKWPNDVLLDGDRKVAGILVERIDTPEGPAAVVGVGINVDTTADELPVPTATSLAIAAPGAPDRTQVLLEVVVAIREGYDVWQAGGDLGTARLATSYRSHCVTLGRDVRVEVPGGGELLGRAVDVDEHGRLVVEKADGGKELVGAGDVIHVRNADPAP, encoded by the coding sequence GTGACGGCCAGCCCGACCCAGCGCCCTGCTCGTGGACCACTCGACGCCCAACGGTTGTCGAGTGCCTTCGCGCTCCACCCCGATCTCAGCCTGGAACTCCTGGCTGAGGCACCGTCGACCAACCAGGTGGCTGCCGAGCGCGCCCGGGCGGGCGCCGCGGAGGGGCTCGTCGTCGTCGCGGACCACCAGGTCGCCGGTCGTGGTCGCCTCGACCGGACCTGGGACACGCCCCCGGGCACGGCGGTGACCTTCTCGATCGTGCTGCGCCCGACGGTTCCGCCCGCGGTCTGGCCGTGGCTGCCGCTCCTCGTCGGCCACAACGTCGCCAAGGCGATCACCTCCCGCGGGTACGACGCCCGGGTGAAGTGGCCCAACGACGTACTCCTCGACGGCGACCGCAAGGTCGCCGGGATTCTCGTCGAGCGGATCGACACGCCCGAGGGTCCGGCCGCTGTGGTCGGTGTCGGGATCAACGTCGACACCACGGCCGACGAACTTCCGGTGCCGACCGCGACGAGTCTTGCCATCGCCGCACCCGGCGCGCCCGATCGCACCCAGGTGCTGCTCGAGGTGGTGGTCGCCATTCGTGAGGGGTACGACGTCTGGCAGGCCGGCGGCGACCTCGGGACGGCGCGACTGGCGACGTCGTACCGCTCCCACTGCGTGACGTTGGGTCGCGACGTGCGCGTGGAAGTGCCCGGCGGTGGCGAGCTCCTGGGACGCGCCGTGGACGTCGACGAGCACGGTCGTCTGGTCGTCGAGAAGGCGGATGGTGGCAAGGAACTGGTCGGTGCGGGCGACGTCATCCACGTCAGGAACGCCGACCCCGCCCCCTGA
- a CDS encoding PxKF domain-containing protein: MGSTRKTLALGAAGALLATAGLASTAVADDVTASNTDFITSSDGVKELTVVVGSQATVNMDYQPTGGDFAGDNGNGCNVTGPSSRLTLDVIATQSPDPVTFASLPTSFAFPSCGDQSFVFTPDSTGVVTLSFDIDSVVSNKTTAFEDYDVSGMTFRLVVVEGEDEVLDGDGDGVADDDDNCPDVSNADQADADGDGAGNLCDDNSYAPAVQDQALPANGNEGSTLATTGSFSDADGSTSLTLTVPVGTPGDFTDNGDGSFNWSLGTDDDTAGSVTVTAYDGEHDTAQQSFAYSASNVAPTVTATTEPIAACTVSLGATFSDPGTADAHVGAINWGDGSSTDLGSVTDPIAASSHTYATNGTFPASVTVTDDDGGSDADSLDFATKVTPSAILQPINANGTQSTFKIGSTIPVKIRVTGCDGAHVSGLTPTVSLAKISTDTAGGVLEEAVSAPATNGLAMRWSATDLQYIYNLSTKAAQTNGGAALSAGEYRVRVSDPSFFSNPTAEFMLKK; the protein is encoded by the coding sequence GTGGGATCTACCAGGAAGACGCTGGCACTCGGCGCCGCAGGCGCATTGCTCGCCACGGCCGGGCTGGCCAGTACGGCGGTTGCGGATGACGTCACCGCGTCCAACACCGACTTCATCACGAGTTCCGACGGGGTCAAGGAGCTGACGGTCGTCGTCGGATCCCAGGCGACGGTGAACATGGACTACCAGCCGACGGGCGGCGACTTCGCTGGCGACAACGGCAACGGCTGCAACGTCACCGGCCCGTCGTCGCGACTGACGCTCGACGTCATCGCCACACAGAGCCCCGACCCGGTCACCTTCGCGTCGCTCCCGACGTCGTTTGCGTTCCCGAGTTGCGGTGACCAGTCCTTCGTCTTCACTCCGGACAGCACTGGCGTGGTCACTCTCAGCTTTGACATCGACAGCGTCGTCAGCAACAAGACGACGGCCTTCGAGGACTACGACGTCTCCGGCATGACCTTCCGGCTCGTCGTCGTTGAGGGTGAGGACGAGGTCCTCGACGGCGACGGTGACGGCGTGGCCGATGACGACGACAACTGCCCGGATGTCTCCAACGCCGATCAGGCTGACGCCGACGGCGACGGCGCGGGCAACCTGTGCGATGACAACTCCTACGCACCGGCAGTACAGGACCAGGCCCTCCCGGCCAACGGGAACGAAGGCAGCACGCTTGCCACCACCGGCTCGTTCAGCGATGCCGACGGCAGCACCAGCCTTACGCTGACCGTCCCCGTCGGTACGCCGGGCGACTTCACCGACAACGGTGACGGGTCGTTCAACTGGTCGCTCGGCACCGATGACGACACCGCCGGTTCGGTGACGGTCACCGCCTACGACGGTGAGCACGACACCGCGCAGCAGAGCTTCGCCTACTCGGCGTCGAACGTGGCGCCGACCGTCACCGCAACGACCGAGCCGATCGCGGCCTGCACCGTGTCCCTGGGTGCGACCTTCTCCGACCCGGGCACCGCGGACGCGCACGTCGGGGCCATCAACTGGGGCGACGGCTCGAGCACCGATCTCGGTTCGGTCACCGACCCGATCGCAGCGTCGTCCCACACCTACGCCACGAACGGGACCTTCCCGGCGTCGGTCACGGTCACCGACGACGACGGTGGTAGCGATGCGGACTCGCTCGACTTCGCCACCAAGGTCACGCCCAGCGCGATCCTGCAGCCGATCAACGCCAACGGCACGCAGAGCACCTTCAAGATCGGGTCGACCATCCCGGTCAAGATCCGTGTCACGGGTTGCGACGGCGCCCATGTGTCGGGCCTGACCCCGACCGTGTCGCTCGCGAAGATCTCCACGGACACCGCGGGTGGAGTGCTCGAGGAGGCGGTTTCCGCTCCGGCGACCAACGGCCTCGCGATGCGCTGGTCGGCCACCGACCTGCAGTACATCTACAACCTCTCCACGAAGGCTGCGCAGACCAACGGCGGCGCTGCCCTGAGTGCGGGGGAGTACCGGGTGCGCGTCAGCGACCCGAGCTTCTTCTCCAACCCGACCGCCGAGTTCATGCTCAAGAAGTGA
- a CDS encoding CoA-binding protein produces the protein MAAEEHVTEIASIDPIAVDFMLDVGETWAVVGLSGNPSRTAFRIAQLLQERGKRIVPIHPSAPVVLGEQGYATLADVPFPIDVVDVFRRSEEAGRFADEAVAVGAKAVWFQLGVIDQAALERTRAAGVAMVMDTCPAIEWRKRDSV, from the coding sequence ATGGCCGCCGAGGAGCATGTGACCGAGATCGCATCGATCGACCCGATCGCAGTCGACTTCATGCTCGACGTCGGTGAGACCTGGGCCGTCGTCGGACTCTCCGGAAACCCCAGCCGTACGGCGTTCCGGATCGCGCAGCTCCTGCAGGAGCGAGGCAAGCGGATCGTCCCGATCCACCCGTCCGCGCCCGTGGTGCTGGGCGAGCAGGGCTACGCGACGCTTGCCGACGTGCCCTTCCCGATCGACGTGGTCGACGTGTTCCGTCGGTCCGAGGAGGCGGGACGCTTCGCCGACGAAGCGGTGGCGGTCGGCGCGAAGGCCGTGTGGTTCCAGCTCGGCGTCATCGACCAGGCCGCGCTCGAGCGCACCCGTGCCGCCGGCGTCGCGATGGTCATGGACACGTGCCCGGCCATCGAATGGCGCAAGCGCGACTCAGTCTGA
- a CDS encoding class E sortase, which produces MTQSDNDAVDVTAEAVEGAGEGAGERVRRRRSRSSDQRGGDGTPPTSGRKKVSFWLGCGLIVAGLAVLGWVAWQFWGTNWQSQQRQGDVREALQDGWGDGQDVVRTEFGNASAILHIPRFGKDYAVPVLEGSTDEVLAAGVGHMEDTAAAGGKGNYVLAGHRVTHGEPFADLPELQPGDKVYVETRVATYTYELDTGGEDLIVPFTAGWVLAAAPVNPKSGGTQPPDDVGEYLITLLTCSEIFHTDNRSVLFGHLIETSPTK; this is translated from the coding sequence ATGACGCAGTCCGACAACGACGCCGTGGACGTGACCGCCGAGGCCGTCGAAGGTGCTGGCGAGGGTGCCGGCGAGCGCGTACGACGCCGGCGTTCGCGCAGCAGCGACCAGCGGGGCGGTGACGGCACGCCGCCCACCTCGGGACGCAAGAAGGTCTCCTTCTGGCTCGGCTGCGGCCTGATCGTGGCCGGACTCGCCGTGCTGGGCTGGGTTGCCTGGCAGTTCTGGGGCACCAACTGGCAGTCCCAGCAGCGCCAGGGCGATGTCCGTGAGGCGCTCCAGGACGGCTGGGGTGACGGACAGGACGTGGTGCGCACGGAGTTCGGCAACGCGAGTGCGATCCTGCACATCCCGCGTTTCGGCAAGGACTACGCCGTCCCGGTCCTCGAGGGCTCGACCGACGAGGTGCTCGCCGCGGGCGTCGGGCACATGGAGGACACGGCCGCTGCGGGTGGCAAGGGCAACTACGTGCTGGCCGGGCACCGGGTCACCCATGGTGAGCCGTTCGCTGACCTGCCCGAGTTGCAGCCCGGCGACAAGGTCTACGTCGAGACCCGCGTGGCGACGTACACCTATGAACTCGACACGGGTGGCGAGGACCTGATCGTCCCGTTCACGGCGGGCTGGGTCCTGGCCGCGGCGCCGGTCAATCCGAAGTCGGGCGGCACCCAGCCGCCGGACGATGTGGGCGAATACCTGATCACGCTGCTCACGTGTTCGGAGATCTTCCACACCGACAACCGGTCCGTTCTGTTCGGACACCTGATCGAGACCTCACCAACAAAGTGA